The Conexivisphaera calida genome includes a region encoding these proteins:
- a CDS encoding 30S ribosomal protein S3ae — protein MSAKQKREKVWLTVYAPPYFGGSPIASIPVTRPESAIGRVIEVTLYDLLKLDPSQYVIKLYFQVEKVEEESAYTRYKGHEYTVEYLNSLIRRGTSMVNLIHDYRTKDGLDLRVYAVVFTQYRINTSRKHAIRQIAHEVLQARIPEMTLGQYAQEAVLGKLASEIYNEAKKVTVLRHAGIKKTKLLTKLEDRPPLELPYQIQGESSPPTPQEPVSPEQ, from the coding sequence TTGTCTGCCAAGCAGAAGCGCGAGAAGGTCTGGTTGACCGTGTACGCGCCTCCCTATTTCGGGGGGAGTCCAATAGCATCAATACCCGTAACCCGTCCCGAGTCCGCCATAGGTCGCGTCATAGAGGTAACATTGTACGATCTCCTCAAGCTAGATCCATCGCAATACGTCATAAAGCTGTATTTCCAGGTGGAGAAGGTAGAGGAGGAGAGCGCGTACACCAGGTACAAGGGGCATGAGTACACAGTGGAGTACCTGAACAGCCTGATAAGGCGTGGCACGTCGATGGTGAACCTAATACATGACTACAGGACAAAGGACGGGCTGGACCTCAGGGTCTACGCGGTGGTCTTCACGCAATATCGCATAAACACCTCGCGCAAGCATGCGATAAGGCAGATAGCGCACGAGGTACTCCAGGCGCGCATTCCAGAGATGACGCTGGGCCAGTATGCACAGGAGGCAGTCCTCGGGAAGCTGGCGTCAGAGATATACAACGAGGCGAAGAAGGTCACTGTGCTCAGGCATGCCGGAATCAAGAAGACAAAGCTACTGACGAAGTTGGAGGATCGGCCGCCTCTGGAGCTTCCATATCAGATCCAGGGCGAATCCAGTCCGCCCACTCCGCAGGAGCCCGTGAGCCCGGAACAGTAG
- a CDS encoding KEOPS complex subunit Pcc1, with product MSKTTVDLSVELRNRRVAESILAALAPDNVDLPDGMELHMRVESTKLHVIISCDIERADTLAATVDEVLGHVRLALAAESSVGHCS from the coding sequence ATGTCCAAGACAACGGTGGACCTCTCGGTTGAGCTGAGGAATCGGAGGGTCGCGGAGTCCATACTCGCGGCGCTTGCGCCTGATAATGTGGACCTGCCGGACGGGATGGAGCTCCATATGCGCGTGGAGTCCACCAAGCTACACGTAATCATTTCATGCGACATCGAGCGCGCTGACACGCTTGCCGCAACTGTTGATGAGGTGCTCGGGCACGTGCGCTTGGCACTTGCGGCGGAGTCATCCGTCGGTCACTGTTCATAA
- a CDS encoding pyridoxal-phosphate-dependent aminotransferase family protein translates to MPENGSFYPRHKLVMLPGPTNVPERILLAMARPMINHRGPEFHQLYDGIIRKSREVFKTKDGEIAVVSASGTGGVEAAALNVVKPGDKVVVPVFGEFGERIVEHVKRAGGDVVEVRSPYGTAPEPAEVERAVKSAGKVKALFVVYNDTSPGVTYRWLKEVSRIAKDAGAFVVVDAISVFGGDELPQDDWKLDLVIAGAQKCLSLPPGITLLSVSKELKDYISRNPPSSTVYFDLSKYFEFNKKLEIPFTPAIPIFYALDESLNMVLEDGLDRRIERHRVAAMAYYKALEAAGLKPFVEPRVRSNVVITVEYPPGVQDAAFRDLLDKEFGVVVAGGFGSLKGKIFRIGNMGDISPINVAQTLMGIAGAFSELGVKVDASAMLAAAHEELKSLLSGQSL, encoded by the coding sequence ATGCCGGAGAATGGCTCGTTCTATCCCAGGCACAAGCTGGTGATGCTGCCGGGTCCCACCAACGTGCCAGAGCGGATACTCTTGGCCATGGCAAGGCCCATGATAAACCACCGGGGACCTGAGTTCCATCAGCTCTATGATGGGATAATAAGGAAATCTCGTGAGGTTTTCAAGACGAAGGACGGCGAGATAGCCGTGGTCTCCGCCTCCGGAACCGGCGGCGTCGAGGCCGCAGCGCTAAACGTCGTGAAGCCGGGCGACAAGGTTGTCGTGCCGGTGTTCGGTGAGTTCGGCGAGAGGATCGTGGAGCATGTGAAGCGCGCGGGGGGCGACGTGGTGGAGGTCAGGTCTCCATACGGAACTGCGCCCGAGCCCGCCGAGGTCGAGCGGGCGGTGAAGTCCGCCGGCAAGGTGAAGGCCCTCTTCGTCGTCTACAACGACACATCGCCCGGTGTCACCTACAGGTGGCTGAAGGAAGTGTCGAGGATCGCCAAGGACGCCGGGGCGTTCGTGGTAGTGGACGCCATATCGGTGTTCGGCGGCGACGAGTTGCCACAGGACGACTGGAAACTCGACCTGGTGATAGCCGGTGCCCAGAAGTGCCTGAGCCTCCCTCCGGGCATAACCCTTCTCTCCGTGAGCAAGGAGCTCAAGGACTACATATCGCGCAATCCCCCGTCGTCAACGGTGTACTTCGACCTCAGCAAGTACTTCGAGTTCAATAAGAAACTGGAGATACCCTTCACCCCAGCTATACCGATATTCTACGCGCTGGACGAATCGCTCAACATGGTGCTCGAGGACGGGCTCGACAGGAGAATAGAACGGCACCGTGTGGCTGCTATGGCCTACTACAAGGCACTGGAGGCGGCCGGGCTGAAGCCGTTCGTCGAGCCGCGCGTCAGGTCGAACGTAGTCATAACCGTGGAGTATCCGCCCGGCGTGCAGGACGCGGCATTCAGGGACCTGTTGGACAAGGAATTCGGCGTTGTAGTGGCCGGGGGCTTCGGAAGTCTGAAGGGCAAGATATTCCGGATCGGTAACATGGGTGACATAAGTCCGATAAACGTCGCGCAGACGCTGATGGGAATAGCCGGCGCGTTCTCGGAGCTCGGCGTGAAGGTCGATGCATCGGCGATGCTGGCCGCTGCCCACGAGGAGCTCAAATCGCTCCTCTCTGGACAATCTTTATAA
- a CDS encoding 50S ribosomal protein L15e: protein MGVYQQLNETWHRFYSERSQELKEKLVEWRREPRVLRVDRPTRLDKARRVGYRAKQGIIVVRARVPKGGMRRKRPNSGRRQKALGTVRIKGKYSSRDVAENRAKEMFPNMEVLGSYYLAEDGRYYWFEVVMADPSHPSIAGDPKFRRVLGSRMG, encoded by the coding sequence ATGGGCGTATACCAGCAGTTGAACGAGACTTGGCACAGATTCTACTCCGAGAGATCTCAGGAGCTGAAGGAAAAGCTCGTTGAGTGGAGGAGGGAGCCCAGGGTCCTGCGCGTGGATAGGCCGACGCGCCTGGACAAGGCCAGGAGGGTCGGCTACCGGGCGAAGCAGGGAATAATAGTGGTTCGCGCCAGGGTGCCGAAGGGCGGCATGCGGAGGAAGAGGCCGAACTCCGGCAGGCGCCAGAAGGCGCTCGGAACCGTCAGGATAAAGGGCAAGTACAGCTCCAGGGACGTCGCGGAGAATCGTGCGAAGGAGATGTTCCCGAACATGGAGGTCCTAGGATCCTACTATCTGGCTGAGGATGGTAGGTACTACTGGTTCGAGGTGGTGATGGCCGATCCGAGTCACCCCTCGATAGCCGGCGATCCAAAGTTTCGGAGAGTCCTCGGCTCAAGGATGGGTTGA
- the rdgB gene encoding RdgB/HAM1 family non-canonical purine NTP pyrophosphatase yields the protein MVEEAGVLREVQRSMSQSPSGASGVRRTLCLVSGNPHKLREMSVVAGSMGWTLTLCKGAQKLEVQSDKLEEVVLFAARSAGLPGSIVEDSGLFISSLNGFPGPYSSYVYSTIGDVGLLRLMEGAEDRSAYFESAIAYTDARGNIRVFTGRVYGMIAEEPAGSGGFGFDPVFIPAGYSKTFAEMELEEKSWISHRGTAISRLLRWLEAYDLGRSAQTL from the coding sequence GTGGTTGAGGAGGCTGGAGTCCTCCGGGAGGTACAGAGGAGCATGAGCCAGAGCCCCAGCGGCGCGAGCGGCGTGCGGAGGACGCTCTGTCTAGTGAGCGGCAATCCGCACAAACTGCGTGAGATGTCCGTGGTGGCTGGATCCATGGGCTGGACGCTTACCCTGTGCAAGGGTGCCCAAAAGCTCGAAGTGCAGTCCGACAAGCTGGAGGAGGTTGTTTTGTTCGCCGCGCGCTCGGCCGGACTTCCGGGATCCATCGTGGAGGACAGCGGGCTATTCATCTCATCGCTCAATGGATTTCCAGGCCCCTATTCCTCATACGTCTACTCGACAATAGGCGATGTGGGACTGTTGAGGTTGATGGAGGGCGCCGAGGATCGCAGCGCATACTTCGAGTCAGCGATCGCGTACACTGACGCGCGCGGTAACATAAGGGTGTTCACTGGGCGCGTCTACGGCATGATAGCTGAGGAGCCGGCCGGCTCCGGCGGTTTCGGCTTCGATCCGGTCTTCATCCCGGCTGGATATTCCAAGACTTTCGCGGAGATGGAACTCGAGGAGAAGTCGTGGATCTCGCACAGGGGAACAGCAATCTCGAGGCTTCTGCGGTGGCTGGAGGCGTACGATCTTGGGCGCAGCGCACAAACCTTATAA
- a CDS encoding DDE-type integrase/transposase/recombinase, with protein MHIDPIRELAEAIRASGVFRRNKIAIEEKARAVLLYMAGLSSWEIAEETGVSHSSVLKWARAVATIPGSVPPKERRLVAVDETELKVNGRIVYVWAAMDLDTRELLAMEATWSRSAMHALLFLRRVLGRCTDRPLFVVDRGPWYGWAFRSLGLSYYHETFGIRSRIERFFRTLKRRTKVFANNVNARRLHVHALNIILSIHMWAVFKLDWPGRITSLSLRGGDEWQTPIIQYPTVEAECLIFRKGSGGRMGIESIIPGATAVGIAFNDGVVLAAEKRFAYGNFIVSRSGKKVFRITDGVGAAFAGMIGDMQVLVRYVQSMVKLKEVDELRPVTPRSVAKLMGVIMYEQRMAPMLTQVILGGVGDGDAPEIYVLDPLGSVIPDKYAAVGTGAETAISIVEAGYKDGMDAEAAVDLAIRAIKSAILRDAASGDGVDVLVVRKSGFDERSITF; from the coding sequence ATGCACATAGATCCAATCAGAGAACTAGCGGAGGCGATCCGCGCCTCCGGTGTATTCAGGCGGAATAAAATAGCTATCGAGGAAAAGGCTCGTGCCGTCCTGCTCTACATGGCCGGGCTCTCCTCGTGGGAGATAGCCGAGGAGACTGGAGTGTCGCACTCCTCTGTGCTGAAGTGGGCCAGGGCGGTCGCAACCATTCCAGGATCAGTTCCTCCCAAGGAGAGGAGGCTCGTGGCCGTCGACGAGACGGAGCTGAAGGTGAACGGTAGGATCGTGTATGTGTGGGCGGCGATGGACCTCGACACGAGGGAGCTCCTCGCCATGGAGGCCACCTGGTCCAGGAGCGCCATGCACGCCCTCCTCTTCCTGAGGAGGGTCCTGGGGAGGTGCACCGACAGGCCGCTGTTCGTGGTAGACAGGGGCCCGTGGTACGGGTGGGCCTTCAGGTCCCTCGGCCTCAGCTACTACCACGAGACCTTCGGGATCAGGAGCAGGATTGAGAGGTTCTTCAGGACCCTGAAGAGGAGGACGAAGGTCTTCGCCAACAACGTGAACGCGAGGAGGCTTCACGTTCACGCACTGAACATAATATTATCGATACACATGTGGGCGGTATTTAAGCTGGACTGGCCTGGTCGCATCACCTCCCTATCCCTGCGCGGAGGGGATGAATGGCAAACGCCAATCATCCAATATCCTACAGTAGAGGCAGAATGCTTAATATTCAGGAAAGGCAGCGGTGGACGTATGGGAATAGAATCTATCATCCCGGGAGCCACAGCCGTGGGTATAGCGTTCAACGATGGGGTAGTCCTGGCAGCGGAGAAACGCTTCGCCTATGGTAACTTCATAGTGAGCAGGAGCGGTAAGAAGGTCTTCCGCATAACTGATGGGGTGGGCGCGGCGTTCGCCGGCATGATAGGCGACATGCAAGTGCTCGTGAGGTACGTGCAGTCCATGGTTAAATTGAAGGAGGTGGACGAGCTCAGGCCGGTCACTCCCAGGTCAGTCGCCAAACTGATGGGCGTTATAATGTATGAGCAGAGGATGGCTCCTATGCTCACGCAGGTGATACTTGGAGGAGTGGGAGATGGCGACGCGCCGGAGATCTACGTGTTGGATCCGCTCGGATCGGTGATACCGGATAAGTATGCGGCCGTGGGAACGGGCGCAGAGACCGCGATAAGTATCGTGGAGGCCGGCTACAAGGATGGCATGGACGCAGAGGCCGCCGTGGATCTAGCCATTCGCGCCATAAAATCCGCCATACTACGTGACGCGGCCAGCGGGGACGGCGTGGACGTGCTCGTCGTCAGGAAATCCGGCTTCGACGAGAGGAGCATCACCTTCTGA
- a CDS encoding adenylyltransferase/cytidyltransferase family protein, whose amino-acid sequence MCAALPAHERALLKAIFVGRLKGARSDAAELSNVLGLPEELASGWLSSLESRGLVRGGAAGYVLTDAGRSAINVVLTGGVFDVIHPGHVYTLRAAAALGDVLVVVVARDSTVERNKGRPPLHGEDLRLMLVSALKPVDVAVLGSTGDIMDTVELVRPDVIALGYDQIHTEDSLIRAGASRGLRFRIVRLDSPYPDIKTSAIRSKLGI is encoded by the coding sequence ATGTGCGCCGCGCTTCCCGCGCACGAGCGCGCCCTGTTGAAGGCAATATTCGTAGGCAGGCTCAAGGGCGCGCGTTCGGACGCCGCGGAGCTCTCGAACGTCCTGGGACTTCCCGAGGAGCTGGCCTCTGGCTGGCTTTCGTCCCTCGAGTCGAGGGGGCTCGTGCGTGGAGGCGCTGCGGGGTACGTGCTGACCGACGCAGGTAGATCCGCGATAAATGTCGTCCTGACCGGCGGCGTCTTTGACGTCATACATCCGGGCCACGTATACACGCTCAGGGCGGCGGCCGCCCTGGGCGACGTGCTGGTCGTCGTTGTTGCGCGCGACTCCACGGTCGAGAGGAACAAGGGCCGTCCCCCGCTACACGGCGAGGATCTGAGGTTGATGCTGGTCTCGGCGCTCAAGCCCGTGGACGTCGCTGTGCTGGGCAGCACTGGTGACATCATGGACACCGTGGAGCTCGTCAGGCCCGACGTGATAGCCCTTGGCTACGATCAGATCCACACGGAGGATTCCCTGATCAGGGCTGGCGCATCCAGGGGGTTGAGATTCAGGATAGTCCGGCTTGACAGCCCCTATCCCGACATAAAGACCAGCGCAATAAGGTCAAAGCTTGGAATCTGA
- a CDS encoding redox-regulated ATPase YchF: MEQVSIGLIGKPNSGKSTFFSAATLVDVAIANYPFTTVEPNVGVAYVSSPCVCRELGVKDDPVNSVCLDGIRYIPIKLIDVAGLIPGAARGLGLGNKFLDDVRRADAIIHVVDASGSTDEEGRIVDPGSHDPVVDVEFVAREYELWMRGILEKDWPRVTRIQDSKEALGELEKRLSGLGITSKDIRDALGRIGLLGKPSHSWSDHLDEFVHELRVLAKPMLIAANKVDLPTAARNLERLRGTGLKVVPTSAISELALRKAAKQGLIRYRPGDGDFEEVEGVTVSPEQGRALRYIREKVLKVFGGTGVQQALNAAVFELLDMIVVYPVEDEERLSDKDGHVLPDAYLVRRGSSARDLAYRVHTELGETFLHAVDVRRKMRVGADHVLKNNDVIKIVATAQRR, from the coding sequence ATGGAACAGGTATCGATAGGGCTCATAGGGAAGCCGAACAGTGGTAAGTCGACGTTCTTCTCAGCCGCAACACTGGTCGACGTGGCAATCGCGAATTATCCGTTCACCACTGTGGAGCCTAATGTTGGAGTTGCCTACGTGTCCTCGCCATGCGTCTGCAGGGAGCTGGGCGTGAAGGATGATCCGGTGAACTCCGTGTGCCTAGATGGAATCAGGTACATCCCAATAAAGCTCATAGATGTGGCGGGGCTCATACCGGGCGCGGCGAGGGGACTAGGCCTGGGCAACAAGTTCCTCGACGACGTGAGGAGGGCCGACGCAATAATACATGTGGTCGATGCATCGGGTTCAACCGATGAGGAGGGCAGGATCGTGGATCCAGGGTCGCATGATCCGGTCGTGGACGTGGAGTTCGTGGCGCGTGAATATGAGCTCTGGATGAGGGGAATACTGGAGAAGGACTGGCCGCGCGTCACCAGGATCCAAGACTCCAAGGAGGCGCTGGGTGAGCTGGAGAAGAGGCTCAGCGGCCTCGGGATAACCTCGAAGGACATTAGGGATGCGCTGGGCAGGATAGGGCTTCTGGGCAAGCCATCGCACAGCTGGTCCGACCATCTGGACGAGTTCGTGCACGAACTGCGCGTCTTGGCCAAGCCCATGCTAATAGCGGCGAATAAGGTGGACTTGCCGACCGCCGCGAGGAACCTGGAGAGGCTCCGCGGGACCGGCCTCAAGGTAGTGCCGACGTCCGCGATATCCGAGCTCGCGCTGAGGAAGGCCGCGAAACAGGGACTCATAAGGTATAGGCCCGGGGATGGCGATTTCGAGGAGGTCGAGGGGGTCACCGTGAGCCCGGAACAGGGGAGGGCGCTCAGGTACATCCGGGAGAAAGTGCTGAAGGTGTTTGGAGGGACTGGGGTTCAGCAGGCGCTGAACGCGGCCGTGTTCGAGCTATTGGACATGATAGTCGTGTACCCGGTGGAGGATGAGGAGCGGTTATCCGACAAAGATGGGCACGTGCTGCCGGATGCGTACCTAGTGCGCAGGGGATCTAGCGCCAGGGATCTCGCCTACAGAGTACACACGGAGCTCGGTGAGACATTTCTCCACGCGGTGGATGTCCGGAGGAAGATGCGCGTCGGCGCCGACCATGTGCTGAAGAACAACGATGTGATAAAGATCGTCGCGACCGCCCAGAGGAGATGA
- a CDS encoding D-2-hydroxyacid dehydrogenase yields the protein MTVKVLITDEVDEAGVDMLRSAGFEVKYSPGMGKDELLGVIGQYHVLIVRSRTKVTKEVIERGRNLVVIGRSGVGLDNIDVETARARGIEVVNSPEALTNSTAELALGLMLAAARKIAYTHQQLSSGKWAKEESMGYELYGKTLGIIGFGRIGRRLAELASCMGMSVLAYDVVKPPEDSLRKVGAKLVGLEDLFAGSDFISIHVTLTPQTKGMIGEPLLRKAKRNAIIVNTSRGEVFDTQSLVKALESGWIAGAALDVYDKEPPEPGSKLLTLPNVVHTPHIGAQTYEAQRKSITMLAEKIISIIKSKGLS from the coding sequence TTGACGGTTAAGGTTCTGATAACTGATGAGGTCGATGAGGCCGGCGTGGACATGCTGCGCAGCGCCGGCTTTGAGGTCAAGTATTCCCCGGGAATGGGGAAGGATGAACTCCTGGGAGTCATCGGGCAGTACCATGTCTTGATAGTCAGGAGCAGGACCAAGGTCACCAAGGAAGTCATAGAGCGTGGACGCAACTTGGTGGTCATAGGGAGATCCGGCGTTGGGCTGGACAACATAGACGTGGAGACAGCGCGCGCACGCGGGATAGAGGTCGTGAATTCGCCTGAGGCGCTCACGAACTCGACGGCGGAGCTCGCCCTTGGCCTGATGCTCGCGGCGGCTAGGAAGATAGCCTACACGCACCAGCAGCTGAGCTCCGGCAAATGGGCAAAGGAGGAGTCCATGGGCTATGAGCTGTACGGCAAGACCCTCGGCATAATAGGATTCGGAAGGATAGGCAGGAGGCTGGCCGAGCTCGCCAGCTGCATGGGTATGAGCGTATTGGCGTACGATGTAGTGAAGCCGCCGGAGGACTCCCTAAGGAAGGTGGGCGCCAAGCTGGTGGGCCTTGAGGACCTCTTCGCCGGATCCGACTTCATATCCATCCACGTGACCCTGACACCTCAGACGAAGGGCATGATAGGCGAGCCGCTGCTCAGGAAAGCCAAGAGGAACGCGATAATAGTGAACACGTCAAGGGGCGAAGTCTTCGACACTCAGTCGCTCGTGAAGGCTCTGGAGTCCGGCTGGATAGCTGGCGCCGCGCTCGACGTCTACGACAAGGAACCCCCAGAGCCTGGGTCCAAATTGCTCACGCTTCCCAACGTCGTCCACACCCCTCACATAGGCGCGCAGACCTACGAGGCCCAGAGAAAGTCCATAACGATGTTGGCCGAAAAGATAATAAGCATAATCAAGTCGAAGGGCCTAAGCTGA
- a CDS encoding 30S ribosomal protein S15: MARTHSHKRGKSHSTRPPALKSTSWITMSQKDVEDLIVKMAHEGLTPSIIGERLRDEYGIPSVKKLIGKSVVDVLREGNVAPPIPEDLNNLLRKARRIMDHLNTFHSDRKSKHALELVEASIYRLANYYKRKGIIPNNWQYKAVVAQLA; the protein is encoded by the coding sequence TTGGCCAGGACTCACTCTCATAAAAGGGGAAAGTCGCACTCCACTAGACCGCCCGCTCTCAAATCGACCTCTTGGATAACTATGTCCCAGAAGGACGTCGAGGACCTCATAGTCAAGATGGCGCACGAAGGCCTCACCCCCAGCATAATAGGTGAGAGGCTGAGGGACGAGTATGGAATACCCAGCGTGAAGAAGCTGATAGGAAAGTCTGTGGTCGACGTGCTCAGGGAGGGCAACGTGGCGCCGCCCATCCCGGAGGACCTGAACAACCTCCTAAGGAAGGCGCGCAGGATAATGGATCATCTCAACACGTTTCACTCCGACAGAAAGAGCAAACATGCCCTCGAGCTGGTGGAGGCGAGCATATATAGGCTGGCCAACTACTACAAGAGGAAGGGCATCATACCCAACAATTGGCAATATAAGGCAGTAGTTGCACAGCTCGCGTAG
- a CDS encoding nicotinamide-nucleotide adenylyltransferase, whose product MRTGIFVGRFQPFHKGHLEAVRYALGRVDRLVIVIGSAQRNYEPRNPFTLGERIEMIWRVLRTEGLLDRVLIVPVQDVENHATWVKFVEASVPEFSHVFSNDPLTLELFRAEGYDAAEVPLLNRPLYMATEVRQRMANGGNWEDLVPSPVAEYLKEIGGVDRVRRILGAE is encoded by the coding sequence GTGCGCACCGGCATATTCGTGGGCAGGTTCCAGCCATTCCACAAGGGCCATCTCGAGGCTGTCCGGTACGCGCTCGGCAGGGTTGATCGCCTCGTGATAGTCATAGGAAGTGCGCAGAGGAACTACGAGCCGCGCAATCCGTTCACACTAGGCGAGAGAATCGAGATGATTTGGAGAGTGCTGAGGACAGAGGGCCTGCTCGACCGCGTCCTGATAGTGCCCGTCCAGGACGTGGAGAACCATGCTACCTGGGTGAAGTTCGTGGAGGCATCGGTTCCTGAATTCTCCCACGTGTTCTCTAACGATCCGCTCACGCTCGAGCTCTTCCGCGCCGAGGGCTACGACGCGGCCGAGGTCCCTCTGCTGAATCGTCCGCTCTACATGGCGACTGAGGTCAGGCAGCGGATGGCCAACGGCGGGAATTGGGAGGATCTGGTGCCATCCCCGGTCGCGGAGTATCTGAAGGAAATCGGCGGCGTGGACAGGGTGCGTCGCATATTGGGTGCGGAGTGA